One window of the Psilocybe cubensis strain MGC-MH-2018 chromosome 12, whole genome shotgun sequence genome contains the following:
- a CDS encoding Cytochrome P450 monooxygenase 91 yields MLGTFTRELRIHDQDIFEETTMFIRESKLLFGPGILSSLGEQHRKQRKMLNPVFSIAHMREMVPIFYDVTHKLRDTILEKVKNSAQEIDLLPWMKRTALELIGQSGLGYSFDSLKEDEPSHPYYKSTQELVPVASKMMFARMYLGWTTRVGPPKIRRAIVNLLPWKAAHKIRDITDTMYNTSVEILNSKRQALDNGDEAVRNQIGQGKDILSILLRANMSASGSDRLSDEEVIGQMSSLTFAATDTTSAALSRVFHLLAKHPDAQARLREEIIEARARYGGDIPYDELVVLPYLDAIAVRLSGFSIAMRVARKDVSVPLSSPIKGTDGQTVTEIFVPKNTKILIGILAANRNPELWGPDSYEWKPERWLEPLPETVTNARLPGIYANLMTFLGGSRACIGFKFSQLEMKVVLSLLIESFKVALPDKEIVWQMDAVATPTISDVPNPQAQLPLIMSLASGSFS; encoded by the exons ATGCTTGGGACTTTCACAAGAGAATTGCGGATACAT GACCAGGATATTTTTGAAGAGACAACCATGTTTATTCG AGAAAGCAAGCTTTTATTTGGACCTGGGATCCTTAGCAGTCTTG GCGAGCAGCATCGTAAACAAAGGAAGATGCTCAACCCCGTATTTTCTATTGCGCATATGCGAGAAATGG TTCCAATTTTCTACGATGTTACTCACAAACTTCGTGATACGATCTTGGAGAAGGTTAAGAACAGCGCGCAAGAG ATTGACCTGCTTCCATGGATGAAGCGCACCGCTCTTGAGCTGATAGGACAAAGTGGGCTTGGCTACTCGTTTGACTCTTTGAAAGAAGACGAACCCAGCCACCCATACTATAAATCGACCCAGGAGCTTGT TCCTGTGGCATCGAAAATGATGTTCGCTCGCATGTATCTGGGATGGACGACTCGGGTAGGGCCACCGAAAATTCGGCGCGCCATTGTAAATCTATTGCCGTGGAAAGCGGCGCACAAGATTCGAGATATTACGGACACCATGTACAACACCTCCGTTGAGATCTTAAACTCGAagagacaggcactggaCAATGGCGATGAGGCTGTCAGAAATCAGATTGGCCAAGGAAAAGATATTCTAAGCATCCTTC TCAGGGCAAATATGTCTGCCTCGGGATCAGACCGCCTCTCTGATGAGGAGGTCATTGGTCAGATGTC TTCTCTGACGTTTGCCGCCACTGATACAACATCAGCTGCGCTGTCCCGCGTTTTTCATTTATTGGCTAAGCACCCGgatgctcaagcaaggctCAGAGAGGAGATAATCGAGGCTCGAGCGCGTTATGGTGGTGATATACCATATGATGAGCTTGTTGTCCTTCCATATCTCGATGCTATAGCCGTGAGACTCTCAGGCT TTTCTATTGCGATGCGAGT CGCGAGAAAGGACGTCTCAGTCCCATTATCCTCCCCGATTAAAGGTACTGATGGCCAAACAGTCACGGAGATCTTTGTCCCCAAAAACACGAAGATCTTGATCGGGATTCTGGCCGCTAATCGAAACCCCGAATTGTGGGGACCTGACTCTTACGAGTGGAAGCCAGAGAGATGGCTCGAGCCATTGCCTGAGACAGTCACGAACGCACGCCTACCTGGGATATACGCAAACTT AATGACCTTTCTAGGGGGGTCAAGAGCTTGCAT AGGATTCAAATTTTCCCAGTTGGAAATGA AGGTGGTGCTAAGTCTGCTCATCGAATCGTTCAAAGTTGCTTTGCCGGATAAAGAGATAGTGTGGCAAATGGACGCAGTTGCAACTCCCACGATATCCGATGTACCCAACCCCCAGGCCCAATTGCCGCTTATCATGTCGCTGGCGAGCGGTTCATTCAGTTAA
- a CDS encoding Cytochrome P450 monooxygenase 98 has translation MQTYTIAAGLVAFVVGLRLYASAGKSKLPLPPGPKGLPLIGNLLDMPRTLEWQTYHKWAKELKSDIIYVNVAGTSLVVLDSLEACKDLLDKRSTNYSSRPRMPMLIELMGYGFLVAIMEYGERWRQHRRLIHQALNPAAASTITLPPTLKAARNVLGRFLEKPNDIMGNLRHMTGEAIISIAYGLDVLPENDPYIHLAEKANEGPVEAVVPGAFLVDMLPFLKYVPAWVPGAGFQKKAAKWKALGQAMINVPFEKTKENMRAGICPPCLTSTCLAEMEHGAADVAYSEENIKNAAGTLYSVGADTTLSIVGSCVLALIDHPEVVKKAQLELDKVIKPGHLPDFNDQPSLPYITAIVKEGLRWNDAVPMGVPHLIEVEDEYKGHRLPARSIVIANSWAILHDEKLYPDPFTFNPDRFMKGDSLDPNVQDPGEACWGFGRRICPGRHMAFSTIWIAIASLLTVYDIRKQVDEDGNAIENNHEYVSNITYSPKPFVGSITPRSKEAENLIRSFAWQSAIC, from the exons ATGCAAACGTACACCATTGCAGCTGGTCTAGTGGCATTTGTTGTTGGCCTCCGACTTTATGCCAGCGCGGGCAAATCCAAGTTGCCTCTTCCTCCCGGTCCAAAAGGGTTGCCGTTAATTGGAAACTTGCTGGATATGCCCCGGACCCTAGAATGGCAGACATACCACAAGTGGGCTAAAGAGCTGA AAAGCGACATCATATACGTTAATGTGGCGGGAACATCATTGGTCGTGCTGGACTCGCTGGAAGCTTGTAAAGATTTACTCGACAAAAGGTCTACAAACTATTCTAGCAG ACCTCGTATGCCCATGTTGATTGAATTGATGGGCTATGGATTTCTGGTTGCCATTATGGAATACG GCGAGCGATG GCGCCAGCACCGACGCCTCATCCATCAGGCGCTCAATCCTGCAGCCGCATCGACAATTACACTCCCACCCACCCTCAAAGCAGCTCGAAACGTTCTCGGCAGATTTCTGGAAAAACCAAACGATATCATGGGCAATTTGAGACA TATGACGGGAGAAGCGATCATATCAATAGCCTACGGCTTGGATGTTTTGCCAGAGAACGATCCATATATACACCTTGCAGAAAAGGCCAACGAAGGACCAGTAGAGGCTGTGGTTCCGGGGGCATTCCTGGTCGACATGCTACCCTTCTTGAAATATGTTCCAGCGTGGGTCCCAGGAGCTGGATTCCAGAAAAAAGCGGCGAAATGGAAGGCCCTTGGTCAGGCTATGATAAATGTTCCGtttgaaaaaacaaaagaaaacatg CGTGCAGGGATCTGTCCGCCTTGTTTAACCTCTACCTGTCTGGCCGAAATGGAGCATGGTGCAGCAGACGTAGCATACAGTGAGGAGAATATCAAAAACGCGGCTGGAACATTATATTCGG TTGGAGCGGATACT ACGTTGTCGATCGTAGGCTCATGTGTTCTAGCTCTCATAGACCATCCCGAAGTTGTCAAGAAAGCCCAGCTGGAGCTAGATAAGGTCATCAAGCCGGGTCACTTGCCTGATTTTAATGATCAGCCCTCTCTGCCATATATTACTGCCATCGTGAAGGAGGGTCTTCGCTGGAACGATGCGGTACCGATGG GTGTCCCTCATCTGATAGAAGTCGAAGACGAATACAAAGGACACCGCCTTCCTGCTAGATCTATTGTTATAGCCAATAGCTG GGCTATTCTTCATGATGAAAAACTATATCCGGATCCATTTACCTTCAATCCAGATCGCTTTATGAAAGGTGACAGTCTTGATCCCAATGTACAAGACCCGGGGGAGGCATGTTGGGGATTTGGAAGACG CATTTGCCCAGGAAGACACATGGCATTCTCAACAATCTGGATTGCCATAGCCTCTCTTCTTACTGTTTATGATATCAGAAAACAAGTTGACGAGGATGGGAATGCTATTGAGAACAACCACGAATATGTTTCCAATATTACATA CTCCCCAAAGCCTTTTGTCGGGTCAATCACACCGCGCTCCAAGGAGGCAGAAAACCTCATTCGATCTTTCGCTTGGCAGAGCGCAATATGTTGA